The Aspergillus flavus chromosome 2, complete sequence region GCTTGATCTATGGCGTGTTGTTCTGACTCGTCCTCCCGTGTATTCGGCCGCTGACCTGCAGCTCTCACGCTGCTACCCGTCCTTCACCCGGACACCCTCTACCTAGCCCTCCTCtcaattcctcttctcctttcgATTTTCGATCGTATCCTCTCCCCCGTCCTCTCGTCTTGGTGCCATTTACCTTCCCTACAACCTTCCCGCGACCTCATGCCGGCTCTTGAGGTGCCAGTGTCCGGGTTGTCTCTGTGTAGAGACAACCCCGGGAGCGATTCCACGGTTAAACCAACGCAGATCATGCGGCTAAACCTAGCTCAGAACACCCTCGACGAACTGATCCAAACTCTACGGGACGACCAAACAGCTAGGGTCCGCTTGGGGAAACATCCCACTCTCTACTACGGATCCAAATCGCAATCGTTTCACTCTCATCCCGAGACTCACCGGTCCGAAATCTACAGCAGCAGCTCcaatgacaaagaaaacTTATATTTTACTGGTGTTCTGAGCCATAGCTTGGAGGTTcagaaagcaaaagaggCTACTGCGGCCACGGACCAAGCATTGGCCAACCTCGAACAGAGCTTGAACGCCTTTgagaggggaaaggaatCGAAGAAGACCCATATAATTACCAGCATTGATGAGGTGAGGGCTCTTCGAGCGGGTGATAAACGGCAGGCCGCTCTCTTAGCCCGTAAATCCTCGAGTAAGGTGGAATTGGAAAAGGACCGGTTGCTGAAAAACGCAACCAACCGCTCGGTGTCGTCCAGCCCAGCTCTGGGTGTCTCCCTGTCTCCTACTTCTGCACATCCTCTTACTCCTACCTCCGCTCCGCTTTCCCAAAACAAAGACCGTGTTCGCCTCGACGCCCTTAAGGTCCCTTTCATTCACCTTCTCGCCGTCCGTGCCGTATCTGCCAAGTTTCTTGCTCGCCAGACTCGCTCGTCTATCGAAGACTGTACGGCTTTGGCTCGGAAGTACGGTGCCGAGAACCGAATCAATCCGGAGAAGTTCGATCTCAAGGACAAAGCATACCGAGAGTTGGATGTATGGAAATTTCCTTATCCATCCCAGGAAGAGCGGCAAGAGGCCATTGAGAATGCTATCTCAGCATTTGATCGCATGCGGATCTCCCGCACCGACAAGCTATGGCAGATGCTTCTTCCAAAGGAGGAGCGAGGGAAGGGGAAGTGTCTGTCACGACTGAACTTGCGCACCGGACCTGTCAAGAAGCCGCAGACTCCTCGGATACAAGTACAAAACTCCGACGAGAACGGCAAAGACGGGGACACAACTGGGCCGGATACCGATAGGGTCAGTGGAAATGCCTTGACCCCCAAGGCACAGCCCACATCGGCTCCCCGGTCTGGTGCCAATGCACAGAAGAAGCGAATCGGCAACTCTGCAGCGAAGCAGTCTACTACGAAGGGCAAGAATACGACAAACAGTACCTTGACGGGGCGTGTCACCAAAAAGCCGGAACGGAAGCCAGTGCCCAAGCCAGATGGGAAGTTCAAATCAGCAGAATTCGTTCATGAttcggatgaagatgacacAGACATGCCAGATGTGTCGGCATCGGAACAGCCTCTTTCAGAGAAAACTAAGCCGCAGCCTAAAGCGCCACCCAAACCGGTCGAGTCGTCTACCCCTCGAGAATCTTCCCATGTGCCGACTCCCAAGATAGACCAGCCGGAGCGCCCTGCACCCAAGGCCGAACCGTCGCCCCCAAACCCTCCGAAGCCTACTACCTCATCAAAGAGGCCACCATCCTCCCGTCCTCCGGCCCAGAAATCTCCTCAGAAGCCGTCGCCGCTCGGCTCATCCCCTCCGACCAATGCTTCTGACCTACAGAGTCGCAGTCGTTCTTCGAGTCAGAACAATTCCTCtagttcctcctcatcaccttTGATTACTCAGatatccaaaccaaacaaagcCACGGGCACCTCCAACGTTAAGAAACAGATGAAAGCCAATGGTGTGGTCAAGGCGACTCCGGCGCTCAATCCCCTCAAGCGCAAGGCAGAACTAGACCGCCCCTCTGCAACTCCCGCCCAGGGACGTACCACGGGGGATTTGGAGCACAAGCGACGACGGGCGGTTAGCACATCGAGTGGTAGCACGGGAAGTGCTTCACCGCCCCTCAGTCGGGAGATTCTTCTCCAGCAGCTGCGAGAGAAATCGCAGCGCTTTAAACACTACTATGCCAAGTACCGTTCACTCCACGATACAATGGCAGCCCATCCAGATCCACCGAgggcggagttggagaagttACGGCGGCAGCATTTTCGACTACAGCAGATGAAAGAGGAAATCTGGGATGAAGACCGGCGGCTCCGCGAAGGGCTTTAAACGACTACTCCGTTAGACGAAATCGGTACGGGGATGTGCTATTTAATTTCCTATGTGACACTGTTAGATCCGGGTTGTTCACGGAACGGATCACCCGTTTATATTCTTGGATGTTTATGTTATTcatctctttttctttatcgCATCAGAAATCTTCTAGCATGACGAGGCAATGTTCTGAGTTTGCTTCGAGGCGTTCATGGTCTGTTTTCATATCACACACTCATGTCTGGTGACTGCATTTTGCGTTTGTGATTGTCTTCCCAGTGCAGCAAAAAACACATGCATGTAATACAATACATAGAGATCTGTCATGAAGTAAGGTAATACTACATCATCTGTAAGGAGGCTCTCACGCAGCCTCAACGGAATTCAATGTATGATTTGGCGTTTAAGTTCATGCGCCAGTCCTTTTTCCATCACAATGTTGCTCTATTGCCGTCATTGGTATCGCCGGTAGTTCGCACGTTAAGGCGTTTGCCTGACTGATTGGAAATCCCACTCCCCTCCCGGAGGAAAAGTTAGCCAGCCAGGGGCAGTCACGATCCCCTCTTGTGGCTGACTAGCCACTCTTATCTCCTCAGTTATTGACACCCCACCAACGATTTGTAGGGATCATCCAGGTAAAGAGGACATTCTATCTATAATCCTAGAGAACACTTGGAGCCCCCACCCCCTCTTCCACAAGACGGATTTCCAATAAAGGCGAACCTGACGACGAcgccttcttttttttaccccgGATCAACCGCAATGATGAGCCCGCTAGGCTACTCTGGTACTAGTCTCCACTGAACCAAGGCCCGCACGTGGCTCGCCGATTGTTCGGATTCCGTAACGATACAATTGTAATTACCGTAATTCAGTGACGAGGACGACGTCCGACGACGTCATTCTTCGTGGTTAATTCGGTCGCTAATCCTAACGGGGCTTAGGTCCGTTTCTGCCCGGCGGTCTGAAGCTTTGGAAATGAACGGGCGATAGAATCATTATCTTGTGTTCTAGCCCATTGTCCATCAGGCCGAGGCAGCAATAGCATGGCTGCGTTGGTCTTGTTGCTTTGAAACGGAAGACTAGATCTGGGCGATGCCATTGCGCATTCAAAATTGATTGTTATCAATTACTGTCGGTGACCAGGAGCTTGTTGCAGACAGCTTGAAAAAGAAACCTTCCTTTATTTGACTGCAATTGGGATCGCATCAGCTCATCTACTCTATTGGAGCTTATCAATTATCTCTGTATTCTTCGTTTGTACCACTTCGACCATGACCCCCGCAAGAGGACGTGTGCCTGGCCAAAGGAGCCCGCATGTGTTGGTACGTACTGAGATGCTACACTTGACCGCATGTTGCGGATTACCTTGTATACATGCCTTTGCAATTTTACTCACCTGGTGTTGATCTCAGGTAACCGACTCGCGCGAGCAGCAAACTTCTGCTCAACCTCGCCGTCGTCGTTCTCCATCTACACGCTTCATCACAGTCGACAATGTGCTCCAGTATACATCGGATATTCCCTCAATGCAACAACGTCATCCACCCCAGCCTTCGCGAGCCCGTCCGCGGTCGCGTATTGCATCCGCAACGGGTGGCTTAATTGGCGCAGGGACGGCAGGTGCATCCGGCGGTGGCACCAGCGCAGCAAGTACTGCGGCAACGATGGGCCGTCTCGCAGCTCAGCCCCGTTTACCCCCTCGGTCGACGAAAGTGAGTGAGAAAttggttcttcttcctgagTCGGACGAAGTCGATAATAAGCtgtcagaagatgaggaggaggaagatgttgacgaggaggctgtggatgaggagctgGTTCAGAGACTGGCGAGGGACAAAAACCTCGATGCCGAAATCGTAAGGCAACGACTATTGACACAGAAGAGGCTTGGTGGCGACTTTGGCGTCGACAATGACATTGCGCCCCTGCTGGCAGAGGAGGAGTTATTGCGCCGCCGGAAGGTCGCGCCGGAGAAGGCTAAAAGTTATGCAGAGCGGTTACCGAAGGCTCGTCGTGCGGAAAAGCTGGCTCGTGTGACTGCCTATTGTACTGCACAGGCTTATAAGATGAGTTCCCTCGCGACGTTTGTCAAGGAAAGACATGGAGGAAAGACGAAGCTCTACGACGATTGCCTGTATACCGCGTACCATTTGCCGTTATTACCCGGTCATGGGGGTTACAGGCTCAGAAGTAGTCCGGTTGTGAAGAAGCCTGGTGGAAAATCTCTTCTAGATGAAGAAATTGAGCGGAATGAGCTTCGTGATCACCATGAAGACTACATGCCGGAAGCAGAGGAGCATTCGGTTCTCGGAGGCCGTGGCGAGCATGGCTCACAACACAGTGATAGCGAGACGCCTGGGCACGACCAGGAGGGCTATCATGAAGGCTCAGGGACGAGGGCCGAAGCTACTGATGGCACAGCTTATGAGCATCATAGCCAAGCGCCCGTTGGTCCACCGGAGCCTACCCGATTGCTATACAACGTGGCCGAGATGTTTGTTTTCAGTTATGGCGTGGTAGTGTTCTGGAACTTCACGGACAGGCAAGAGAAGGATCTCCTCGCCGATCTTGCGTTTGCGACGTCGTCCGTGACTGGAACTCCCATTCCGCTGGCTACTATGCCTTTGCAGGAAGAGGATTTCGAAACGGAGGAATTCCACTTTGAATATTCGACTGAAATCTCTCGCCCCCGCGTATACAACGACATGATTACACTACGAAGCGGTGACCACATGATAAAATTGGCTATCAGTCATGGCATCGCCCAGAGTACCAAGCTCTGcttcttcgaagaagtcATGGCCAGACAAATGGCCGAAGCAAAGGACATACCACGTAGGCTCGCCATGACCGGCAAACTGGGCATGAAACGGGAAGAAGTGTTCAGAATTCTGGGAAGCTTATTCAAAAGCAGAGTAGAGGTCAATCTCTGTAAGTTATCCCGCAACCTACATACTCAAGATCCCACCACTTACCACCAACAAACAGCCTCCAACATGCTAGACGTCcccaacttcttctgggAAAGTGAACCAACCTTATACCCACTGTACATCGCTGTCCGCGAATACCTCGAAATCAAGCCACGAATCCAGGTCCTGAACGAACGTTGCCGTGTCTTCCTCGACCTCGCCGAAATCCTCTCAGACTCAATAGCCGACAGCAAGACGTCCCGTAAGTACCCATATTCTACTCTCTCCAAACAAACAACTAACCCTCCAAGACCAAACCTGGATCATCATCGTCCTaatcatcatctccattcTCGTCACCACCTCCGAAGTCTTCCTCCGATTCggcctcctctcctccggcAAAGGCGCCTCATCCACCTCCTTCGCCGCAGCCCTCTTCTCGCGAGCCCTAAACCCGACTTCCCCGTCTTGTTCTTGTCCAGTCCCTGTCCCGAACACAGGCTTAAACACAACAGCAATGGGCCTGTTAAATTCATAATTATACCTTTCCCTTGGTCATAGTTAAATCAGGTTCCTATAATCATCTTTATTCCCTTGTTCTCTCACTCCTTGTCTATTGatgatgtacatacatagtaaTAATGCAGGGTATTGCTACTCTTAGTCTTCATggaaaataaataagttaaAATCCTCAAAAGTATAATCCGAAGCATAATTACAATCCTTAAGAACCAATTCAAGGGTTTCACTAGAGTGAATGAAAGAGATCGGATACGAAGAATGGTTCTTTTAGTTTGACCCAACACATCCATTCTACCCATTGTAATTTGGTTGGCTGTATGAACTCCATGTCGTGTCTGTACTACATACCGGTCTCAACTCTAGAAATCTCAACTAGATATTTGGAGGGAAACAGGTATTTTCAAGTTCCCAAGACACACGAAACCGAACTATGGTATCATATTAAGCGAATATTCTTTCTCTATATCATACAGTAGGTGAACCATTTACAATGATGTGAGTATGGAGACAAAGGAGCAAGAGGAAAAAATGAAGACACAAGGGTACGGCGGATATTAAATGGATGAGGTATAATGTGACAAGGGGATAAGGAGACAGATGATAAtgcaaaataaaaaaaaaataatgaatAACATGGTATATGATACCAGAACCCCGCGACCAAAGCAGACCAGACCAGAATATCCCAGttcccaaaaaaaaaaaaccccgTCCAACCTAGCCCTGAACCATTCCCACctctctatttatttattttgtgTTCGTTCGAGTCATATCGCACATTAGGAGAAACAAATAGAGAGCAGAAGCAAAACACGGGAATCAAATCAGCTAAGCCCGGACTCCTTCCAGTGCGCTTACACCTTCAAACGGAATGCTAAGAGAATAACATCTCGGATATCCACAACGATGTATGACAAAGGGAATCGAAACAAAATCAAAGGGAGAAACACGATATGCTGTTATGCAAGGCCTGTAatgaagaacaaaggaaaataatGCCAgtacaaaggaaaagatatgCTAATGTCAGACTCATCGTTTGAGTTTGGACACTGCGTAATGTTTCTGGTTCTAGACCAGATCTCTATGTCCCAATATCAGAGGTCCTGCCGATCATTGAGACTCTAGACCGGCGTGGACCATGCACTCTCGCCAATTTTTGGCTTCATCTCGTAGTTCTCCGGTTCAGTGCTAGTTGGGCGTCGGATGGTGGAGTTGGGAAAGTACATGTGAGGGGGCATTGAGTTTGGGTATGCTGGACCATTGGGATCAGAATAACCAAAATCAGTTGCAGAGCCCGGTGACGGGATGCTACCGTGTGACGGCGAAGCCCAACCCAAGCTTGTCATGTGGGGACTCCCACTAACACTGTTGGGCCGATGATCATTATTGGCAGGCGGCTCgagaggttgaggagggccGTAACCGGATGGGTGAGAAGTCATCGATGGCCGGGTGTGTGGAGCACTACCAAAACTGGACAGAGATGGAGAGGTTGCCGTTGGAGAAGCGCGAGGACTGGCCTGTGGAAAGTCTCCGCGGACGTGCGGAGGAATAGAACCATTTCCCATGCTGTAGTATTCGCCAGACGAGCGGGGCATGTTCAATGGAGGGAGCTCGCCAGCTGGTGAGAGAGCAGGGTGGTGAGCTGGAGATGGGGTAGAATGAACAGAGCCATGTTCTGAATACATTCCCTCACCGGGGGCTCTCACCCTCTCCTTATTTTGCCTCAGATTGGCTTCAGTTTCTGCGGCAGCCTCCTCAATGGTACCGGTATGGTGGTTCTGATGGCGTGTCAAAGTAGTACGACGTGTGAAGGTCTTCTGACAATTGGCATAGGGGCATTTATAGGGGCGTTTACCGGAATGTATCCGGCGGTGTCTTGCTAAAGAGGATGAATCGCTAAAAGGCTATATCCACAATGTTAGTTATTGATCATTGGCCCTTGCCAAATGAAGTATAGCGACACGTACCTTTCCACATCTCTCGCACATGTGCGGCTTTTCGCCTGTATGGACGCGGGAATGAACGGTCAAAGCAGAGCGCTGAATGAACTGTTTACCACATCCTGGCCAATCACAAGCGTGTGGTCTAATACCAGAGTGTATCCGTTCTACGCTTTGTCAGTTAAATGAACACTATAGTACCTTTTGAATAGTCTTACCATGTCTCGCCAGATCGCTGCGTCGAGCGAATCCCTTGCTACAAGTGCCACAGTGGAATGTCTTGGGTGGAGGATCTGTCCTGCCCTGAGGGGCACCGCCGTTCGGCATCGGAGGAGCACTTGTATACCCTCCGGGCATATAAGGGTTTTGCAAAAGCGGTAGCGCAGGGTTCGGGTGTGTCTGCGGTTGGTATCGCATGTCCGGATGCATATTTGGCACTTGGCCGAGCGGCGCGTGAGGAGGGTACGCAAGTACTGGCTGGTCACCAGCCTCTGAAACCCCAGGCTCCGGCTTCATCTTTGGAGATGATGTATCAAGATGAGGATTCTGTATAAATTGCTGATGATCGAATTCTGCGGCAACCATGGCTGCAGAACCTTTTCTGTTCAAGATAGTTGTGATGTCCATGACCCGACCCAGCGGGGAGCTGAGGGACGGTAGTCAAGGACAAATCAAAGCTACCCTGCGGTAGTCCCTCTGAGATGTAGCCGTAGGATAATCTCCACGGCGTACCTTCCAGTCTCAAGGCAATTCAATCCCACCAAATTGTGAGATCAGCTACTGAGAGGTGCTGACGGTGCGACACGCGAGGTGCACTTTACGGTCGACAATGGGGCAGCTGTGGCTTGCGTACGGCGTAAGTGCCAGACAATAAAACTATGTAAGATAAGATCGGGGTCAGGTTCATCGTTTCGACAGTCAAAATTAATGCAGTTAATCCGGAAGCATTGCCGAAGGTAAACTCGCTTGCGCCAAAAAACAAGCAATAAAATAGTAGACTCACCTCGTTGGGTCTGCCGAAAAATTTACCACCGCGGGCGAGGTTTCCAAACTTTCGCAACCAAGAATGTGAGCAACGAAGGCAGGGGTAACTTCGGGCTCTGATATAGTTTCAATCCCGAAAAATAAACAATCGAAGGACAGTTTCACTCCTAGCAGAGGACTGGGCTTCTAAAATTTCTCGACCTTCCTGCCGGACTCCGGGGCGTGATGCTCACTGCAATCTCCACAGGTCGGTTCAGAAATCACAGACGGACTGAGACACGATGTAAGCCTCGTCGGACAGCCGCAGGAAGATGTTATTTTCTGGGGCAATAGCGGGTGCTACTCGACAGGGAAATCGGAATCTCGACTAGATTCTTGAACTTTCAAAGATCGCAAGATCACACTAATCTCTGGGACAAATCCACCGCCACACGACCTCGGGAATTGTAAAGAGAAATATTCGGATGTCTGGGAAAATGTCGCCGACGGGTAATTTTAACGTTTTTGTACTCTTCAAAGGCAGGATCCGTTCTCGAAGGGCGCAAAGAGCGATCAATTCGCGACAGGGAACGAAGCAGGTCGGCGTTTCCTATTTAGGAAGTACAACCATGTTAGCAAGTTTCGCTTTGGACGAGCGATCATGCCAGGCTCCTATTATCAGGTGTGAAGCTGCAAGCCCTCTGCTAAGATGTGGATGGACACTGAGCAGATCCGATGAACTTGCTCACTCAGCGACAACGCCATGAGTTTGATTTCCGAAGTATCTTGACTCTCGCAACAAGCCACTGCAAAAGCGACTATACGCATTcaccaaggaagaaaaagtggGACAGTATAGGCATCATTCATCTGCGTCATCGGGACCAACCAGCGGGGAAACTGCGGTGCAAAGAACGAACTTCATGTATATGACGAAAGCACTTACAGAAAGAAGTCGTTGAGGAAGTATGCGCTATTTGGACGGAAGACTTCACGACGCAGTAGGATAAAAGAGCGCGTGGAGTTCAAGTCAAATAGAAAAATTTGGGGTTGAGGTTTGGCGGCTCGATTGGGCTTCCAATGGCGGAGGGGGTGGAAAACAGTAGATGAACGCTCCGGTTGGATAACGCCTCACGGACTTTATTTAAAcagagggggagggggggaaaagagaataataaaaagatatcGAGAAGTGGTTTATACCCCTTATCCAGTGGGATGAGAATATtataagaataaataaataaaaaaagagacaaattaaaaaaaggatgggcgagaaaagaaaatagaaaataaaaaaaataaaatagggaaaaaaaaaggatgatgatgatattgagggaataaaaaaaaagtgttCGGAGGTTTTGGAGAAGGTGACGGGAGATGAAGTAAAATGACGGTCTCGGTATTATTGGTATTAAGGTAGATAATATGTCGTAgtaagggagggaaaaaaaacTTAACGGTTCCAAAAACacaagataaaaataaacaagtAGTTGAAGTCACTTTCTTACAACCTTTGCTTCTCttgtaaaaagaaaaaggattcCTCCTCAAAGCCACACCGTACGACTGGTGCCTCTTTTATTATGGTTTGGGTAAGTTGGCCATGAAATTAAATgggtattattattagtactatgattattattattattattctattatttgatttattACTGAGTACTAGTCAGGACTTCGCGGCCTAGTGTACGGAGACTACTACAGCTTCGCACGTTTCCACTAAAACCCCCAAGTGGCTCCAGTCGAACCCGACCGAACGAAAGCTCGAAGGTCACCTTCAGGCTTCAGCGCGCTTCCGGCTCCACAACGTGGCTTTCCCCGTCTCTCTGGCCGTGCGAGCATCGCTCTTGCGGTGGATACGGCTTGGTGCCGATCTGAAtgaataataatttattctattttctgcTCTAGAGTGCGAGTATGGGAGATACTTACCTACCTACGCCCAGTGCTGAAGAACGCCGCCTATTTGTTTGGTTCGGCCGAAGAGCCCAAAAGCATCATCACAGCTTTCATACTGCATAACGCAAGAAGGTCGGGGACCAATCACATCGGGACTGGAAGCCATCGCCAGGAACCAACCGAGATGAAAAGCGCGTGCTCCTTTTAGAAGcttactttttatttcccttaCCCTGCCCTACCCCAGAACCTTTCAAGGGGTCCATAATCATTCGATTCCAAAGACCAAAAAGTTAACCCAACTTTTTGAAGTGACCAGTGTGTGCTGTCATGCACCTCGCAGCTATCGTGCGACCATTAGCTGCAAATGCCTGCTTACTTCGCACCTATCACATTGTGAGAGCGTCAAGATCGTCAGTGCATATCTCCTACAGCGTGGTCTTGTTATACAATTGCTTTCAAGGAGGCCACCGTTGGAAAATCCTTCCTAATTTGTCGGACACGGAAATCGAAGTGACGGCAGaaaacgaaaaaagaaaaaaaaaaaaaaaaaaagaaaagaaaaagaaaaagaaaattgaaaTTTCTAATGCAAAAGACAGGGCAGCCTACATCAGTCGACAtctgctctcttctccttgacgaAATTTCAGGGCGGGAGGTACTTCACTAACTTAGATCATAATCCATGATATGACCAATAAACATCACGGCTAACCCCAACCGATGGGACCCCCTTTTGAAGGGTGTCGAACATGGCCTGAGATTAGAACGACCGATGCGAAAGTTAATTTCCTTCTAGAAAGGTTCGAATAATGGGGAATCGGATGTGATCCTTGGCTTTGGCGAGGGAACCTTGACCCACGCAAGGTCCGGATATGGAGTACAGAAGTTACGTATCATATTTTGAACGGTATGTATAATGTACACGACCCATATGTACGGCTGCACTGAACGCGCATACATGATCATGCCTGCAGGGACAATCTTGCCTCGGTtctggggaaaggaaaaaataaattccAAAACTGTTGTCCAAAAACTGCATGTCACATCTGCCTGCAGGTTATCACATCACCTCCAGCGCGAACGGAAAAACCGACAGGGATGGGTGAAGTTGAAATGATTACGAagggggggggaggggagggcgGTAATGCGCCGTGGGGATATTTTGGTGCGGGTAACGCACTACCGCCTAGTCCCATCTCGCCTTAGTTGGGCTGCAACTAGTCAGGTTAGTGCTGCTAGTGTACGGACCTGACGGAGGAGGCTGCGACAGTGGTTCTCTCAGGATTTTGGGACTCATCATCTCACGGTGgcttctctccttttcttccagagAGGGGCTCCACAGCCACCGCACTAACGGGATCCTGCCTGCAAGTTAAAGCTGTTCGTTTGCCTGCCAAGCGAATCCGGTATTCCGCAGACCTTCTAGAAAAATTTGGAACGACGATGGAAGCCTTCTAAAGCGTCCATCGCATGTGCCGTTGCGGCTGCGTAACGCCGTAACCCACTCTGACGCTTGGTCTGAGACGTGATGGGTGGTCAGGTCCCCTGGTGCCTGGGGCGTGTCACGGTCATTTGCCCACCACCCTCTCTCACCGTGGTGGCCTTTTTTAACAGATGCGAAACCGAATGGAAACATTAGCCAAGTCTTTTGCTTCGAATAAAAGAGgttctttatttattttctctctcttttttttgtttggcATTTTCGTCTCTCTTCGAAGCGAGTTTAGATGGCTCACATCTCGATTGCGTCGCGACGTCAACGGATTGACATTAAGTCATCATCATATCATAAGTTTCGCTGCAGAAGTCCGTGTTGGTTGTGAATCAATGATTCAGCAGGACCCACGTCTCCTTTTTACCCTGGGCTTTCTTTCAAATTTATTGGTCAAATATATAGGGCGACGCCAGAGTCAGGGGCGCTCGGGGTCCCGGAGATGTGGCTGGAGGCAGGGACGGATGGACGCATGACGCTCGTCCATAGTTTTTGGGTACGGAGTTTATTGAGATCGCAATAATGACCCAGGGTTATCATTGGACAAATGGTATTCTGCCCATTAGCAACGGGCTGTTTGGCCGGTTTCAAATCTGCCTCTAGTGGTTTTTCTCCCGGGCAAGAATAGGGAgggatttcttttcttactACGAACGGGCTGGGATAAACCGTCAACGGGTCTGCAATGTATAGATTACACAGGGCGATCATCTCCCGTCGTTCACCGTGTCTTTTAACGTCATCATGGCTAGTGGTACGGTCACCAACTCCGGTATATGCTCCATTTGTTTGGATCATACCCAAAACGTAAATCGATCACGTGATGTATCAGTCCCAAAAGTACCTTGGGAACTTCCTTCTAGAGCCGACCGGGAAGGTGCATATGTCAGCCCTGGGGAAGGGACTGGTAAGTAGGTTCATGCATTGGATTTGATCAGACAATGGCCAAGGAGCCGGGACTCTGGTTACTGCAGCCTCATCCATGTTTCGGCGCCAGCGAAAGTTCAGCCACATTGTGTATATATCCGTGCGTGATACAGCAGGACTTGGGGGGGGTTTAGCTGGCACCAAAGACATGAATGAAATCCTCACGAGATGTTTTTTTTGTTCCACCCAAACCTTCTCAATTAAATACTGTACCTAGACATACAAGAAAAGTCCACGACATACcgaaaagagagaataaaCTTTAAGGCTACAACGCCAACCACTAACGAAACGACCCctaaagtactccgtaccctgacaagaaggggaaaaaaaccACTCCCCTAAAGTACGACTAAGTAGTTAGTAGCCCCGAGCAAACATAATAGCTCAACCTGTAGTACAACGAACATACGAAGTACTAGTATCTGTCTATCTACTAACATACGTAAGTCGTAAATGCAAGGAACGCACCCAACGAGTCCCACAATCCCACCCATTCTTTGGCTTACCTCACCGACCAGCAACATGCTCCCGAACGAGATGGATGATCTTCCCGGAGATGTGGGTTATGTTTCCGTAGGACAGACAAGCCAGACCAGAGCTGTCCAGACCGACAAAT contains the following coding sequences:
- a CDS encoding uncharacterized protein (uncharacterized ACR, YagE family COG1723-domain containing protein), which encodes MTPARGRVPGQRSPHVLVTDSREQQTSAQPRRRRSPSTRFITVDNVLQYTSDIPSMQQRHPPQPSRARPRSRIASATGGLIGAGTAGASGGGTSAASTAATMGRLAAQPRLPPRSTKVSEKLVLLPESDEVDNKLSEDEEEEDVDEEAVDEELVQRLARDKNLDAEIVRQRLLTQKRLGGDFGVDNDIAPLLAEEELLRRRKVAPEKAKSYAERLPKARRAEKLARVTAYCTAQAYKMSSLATFVKERHGGKTKLYDDCLYTAYHLPLLPGHGGYRLRSSPVVKKPGGKSLLDEEIERNELRDHHEDYMPEAEEHSVLGGRGEHGSQHSDSETPGHDQEGYHEGSGTRAEATDGTAYEHHSQAPVGPPEPTRLLYNVAEMFVFSYGVVVFWNFTDRQEKDLLADLAFATSSVTGTPIPLATMPLQEEDFETEEFHFEYSTEISRPRVYNDMITLRSGDHMIKLAISHGIAQSTKLCFFEEVMARQMAEAKDIPRRLAMTGKLGMKREEVFRILGSLFKSRVEVNLSSNMLDVPNFFWESEPTLYPLYIAVREYLEIKPRIQVLNERCRVFLDLAEILSDSIADSKTSHQTWIIIVLIIISILVTTSEVFLRFGLLSSGKGASSTSFAAALFSRALNPTSPSCSCPVPVPNTGLNTTAMGLLNS
- a CDS encoding putative C2H2 finger domain protein, with translation MDITTILNRKGSAAMVAAEFDHQQFIQNPHLDTSSPKMKPEPGVSEAGDQPVLAYPPHAPLGQVPNMHPDMRYQPQTHPNPALPLLQNPYMPGGYTSAPPMPNGGAPQGRTDPPPKTFHCGTCSKGFARRSDLARHERIHSGIRPHACDWPGCGKQFIQRSALTVHSRVHTGEKPHMCERCGKPFSDSSSLARHRRIHSGKRPYKCPYANCQKTFTRRTTLTRHQNHHTGTIEEAAAETEANLRQNKERVRAPGEGMYSEHGSVHSTPSPAHHPALSPAGELPPLNMPRSSGEYYSMGNGSIPPHVRGDFPQASPRASPTATSPSLSSFGSAPHTRPSMTSHPSGYGPPQPLEPPANNDHRPNSVSGSPHMTSLGWASPSHGSIPSPGSATDFGYSDPNGPAYPNSMPPHMYFPNSTIRRPTSTEPENYEMKPKIGESAWSTPV